Proteins encoded within one genomic window of Bradyrhizobium sp. 186:
- a CDS encoding CoA transferase produces the protein MGGVLEGVRVLDFGRYIAGPYCATLLAEFGAEVIRVEKRDGSEDRFVAPVGEGGEGALFLQINRNKKCITLDPMKPEGQEVMRRLVKTADVVVANLPPQTLRAMKLDYDSLKAIKPDIILTTATAFGGPGPWSDRVGFDGVGQVMSGSVYMTGAGDPPYRAAVNWVDFGTALHCAFGTLAALIERGKSGRGQIVEGALLATALSFTNATLIEQAVISVNRVPTGNLGQTAAPADIYRTKDGWVLCQVTGHPLFIRWARLMGEEEQWLNDPRFADDLKRGDNGPVISERMARWCAERTTLEAVDTLGRAMIPAGPVLSPQQALDHPHIRATGFMQDVDYPGLPKPAPVARAAVRLSETPGEIATRPPLLGEHTDIILAELGYDPAAIAALRQGDII, from the coding sequence ATGGGGGGAGTGTTGGAGGGCGTGCGCGTCCTCGATTTCGGGCGCTACATCGCGGGGCCTTATTGCGCGACATTGCTGGCCGAATTCGGCGCCGAGGTCATTCGCGTGGAAAAGCGCGACGGCAGCGAGGATCGCTTCGTGGCGCCGGTCGGCGAAGGCGGTGAAGGCGCACTGTTTCTCCAGATCAACCGCAACAAGAAGTGCATCACGCTCGATCCGATGAAGCCGGAGGGCCAGGAGGTGATGCGCCGGCTGGTTAAGACCGCCGACGTGGTCGTCGCCAATCTGCCGCCGCAGACCCTGCGCGCGATGAAGCTCGATTACGACTCGTTGAAGGCGATCAAGCCCGACATCATCCTGACGACGGCAACCGCATTCGGCGGGCCGGGGCCCTGGTCCGACCGCGTCGGCTTCGACGGCGTCGGCCAGGTCATGTCGGGTTCGGTGTACATGACCGGCGCCGGCGATCCGCCTTACCGGGCAGCGGTGAACTGGGTTGATTTCGGAACTGCGCTACACTGCGCGTTCGGGACACTCGCCGCGCTGATCGAGCGCGGCAAATCCGGGCGCGGGCAGATCGTCGAGGGCGCATTGCTTGCAACCGCGTTGTCCTTCACCAACGCCACGCTGATCGAGCAGGCGGTGATATCAGTCAATCGCGTTCCGACCGGCAATCTCGGCCAGACCGCCGCACCAGCCGACATCTATCGCACCAAAGACGGCTGGGTGCTGTGCCAGGTCACGGGGCATCCGCTGTTCATTCGCTGGGCCAGATTGATGGGTGAGGAGGAGCAGTGGCTGAACGATCCGCGCTTTGCGGACGATCTCAAGCGCGGCGACAACGGCCCCGTGATCAGCGAGCGGATGGCGCGCTGGTGCGCCGAGCGCACCACGCTGGAGGCTGTCGACACGCTGGGACGTGCGATGATTCCGGCCGGACCGGTCTTAAGCCCGCAGCAGGCGCTCGATCATCCCCACATTCGCGCCACAGGCTTCATGCAGGATGTCGATTATCCGGGCTTGCCGAAGCCCGCACCGGTCGCACGCGCCGCCGTCCGGCTGTCGGAAACGCCGGGTGAAATCGCGACGCGTCCGCCGCTGCTCGGCGAGCATACGGATATTATCCTGGCCGAGCTCGGCTATGACCCGGCCGCGATTGCGGCGCTTCGGCAAGGCGACATCATTTAG
- a CDS encoding DUF72 domain-containing protein, with amino-acid sequence MARVLIGTSGWHYASWRGPFFPEGLPLKQQLRYYAGQFDTTELNGVFYRTPTQEAVKAWREQTGGDFVFAWKASKFITHWKRLSDRSINSIELLEDRISLLRGKAGPILFQLPPQFEMDADRLAAFFKLLSKKRRYSFEFRHPSWYQPRILRMLADQNISLCLSDHHDAPAPWKRTADFVYVRGHGPGGRYHGHYSRPALAEWARRIRSWKRQGCDVYVYFDNDQKSAAPADARALKKLLSRPG; translated from the coding sequence ATGGCGCGCGTTCTGATCGGCACCTCCGGCTGGCACTATGCATCCTGGCGAGGCCCGTTCTTTCCCGAGGGCTTACCGCTGAAGCAGCAGCTTCGCTATTACGCCGGTCAATTCGATACCACCGAGCTGAACGGCGTGTTCTATCGCACGCCGACGCAGGAGGCCGTCAAAGCGTGGCGGGAGCAGACCGGCGGCGACTTCGTCTTCGCCTGGAAGGCGTCCAAATTCATTACCCATTGGAAGCGCCTGTCCGACCGCTCTATCAACAGTATCGAGCTTCTGGAGGATCGCATTTCGCTGCTGCGCGGCAAGGCGGGCCCGATCCTGTTTCAACTGCCGCCGCAATTCGAGATGGATGCCGACCGCCTCGCCGCCTTCTTCAAGCTGCTGTCGAAAAAGCGCCGCTACAGTTTCGAATTCCGTCATCCGAGCTGGTATCAGCCGCGCATTTTGCGGATGCTGGCTGATCAGAACATCTCGCTCTGCCTGTCGGACCATCATGATGCTCCGGCGCCGTGGAAACGTACGGCGGACTTCGTCTATGTCCGCGGCCATGGCCCCGGCGGCCGCTATCACGGCCACTATTCGCGGCCGGCATTGGCGGAGTGGGCGCGCCGCATCAGATCATGGAAGCGGCAGGGCTGCGATGTCTATGTCTACTTCGACAACGACCAGAAGAGCGCGGCGCCGGCCGATGCGCGGGCGCTGAAAAAACTGCTGTCGCGACCGGGCTAG
- a CDS encoding four-helix bundle copper-binding protein, which produces MAQSEDMTRCIGLCMSCYQSCLGTAMNHCLETGGKHVEPKHFRLMMACAEMCRTSAHFMLINTPHHRHTCGECAEICTECAEDCERIGGMDECVAMCRSCAESCRAMAA; this is translated from the coding sequence ATGGCCCAATCGGAAGACATGACCCGTTGCATCGGGCTTTGCATGAGCTGCTACCAGAGCTGTCTCGGCACGGCGATGAACCACTGCCTCGAGACCGGTGGCAAGCATGTCGAGCCGAAGCACTTTCGGCTGATGATGGCGTGCGCCGAAATGTGCCGGACCTCGGCGCATTTCATGCTGATCAACACGCCGCATCACAGGCATACCTGCGGCGAGTGTGCCGAGATTTGCACCGAATGCGCCGAGGATTGCGAGCGGATCGGCGGCATGGACGAATGCGTCGCGATGTGCAGGTCGTGCGCCGAATCCTGCCGCGCCATGGCGGCTTGA
- a CDS encoding flavodoxin family protein: MPEPDVRKGMPPVKLSREAFESRYKSQFVDPAFAPLQRELDAMTGAAWDAYSHSRKAPLTRQAGPGFADPSYEIALDWLDARAAILQAQRRHDDASEAPRILVINGSARSEHTCPGEMSKTWRIVKLAEPVFVEMGFAVDILDLSRLTSEFGKNIHPCKSCVSTAMPLCHWPCSCYPNYALGQTSDWMNEIYPLWVAAHGILIAAPVNWYHVPAGLKAMMDRLVCADGGNPDPTSTHGKKAAEAKAMELKGWPYPRHLAGRHFGLVVHGDSVGAEGVRRGLSDWLTDMHLISAGRFGELDGYVGYMEQYATSHRDLDEDREFEQEVLNVARALGNAVRLARSGRLHHPGAGLEDPNPK; this comes from the coding sequence ATGCCGGAACCGGACGTTCGCAAGGGGATGCCACCCGTCAAGCTGTCGCGTGAGGCGTTCGAAAGCCGCTACAAGAGCCAGTTCGTCGATCCCGCCTTTGCTCCGCTCCAGCGCGAGCTCGATGCGATGACCGGCGCCGCTTGGGACGCCTACAGCCATTCGCGCAAGGCGCCGTTGACCCGGCAAGCCGGACCGGGCTTCGCCGATCCCAGCTATGAGATTGCTCTCGACTGGCTCGATGCGCGCGCCGCGATCCTTCAAGCGCAGCGGCGGCACGACGACGCCAGCGAGGCGCCGCGCATCCTCGTCATCAACGGCTCGGCGCGCAGCGAGCACACCTGTCCCGGCGAGATGTCCAAGACCTGGCGCATAGTGAAGCTGGCCGAGCCCGTCTTCGTCGAGATGGGATTTGCCGTCGATATTCTCGATCTCTCCCGCCTCACCTCGGAGTTCGGCAAGAATATCCATCCCTGCAAATCCTGCGTCTCCACCGCCATGCCGCTCTGCCACTGGCCGTGCAGTTGTTATCCCAACTACGCGCTGGGGCAAACCAGCGACTGGATGAACGAGATCTATCCGCTCTGGGTCGCGGCTCACGGCATCCTGATCGCGGCGCCCGTAAACTGGTATCACGTGCCCGCCGGGCTCAAGGCGATGATGGACCGCCTGGTCTGTGCGGACGGCGGCAATCCAGATCCGACGTCGACGCATGGCAAGAAAGCCGCTGAAGCGAAGGCGATGGAGCTGAAGGGCTGGCCCTATCCGCGTCATCTCGCCGGCCGCCATTTCGGCCTCGTCGTTCACGGTGACAGTGTCGGCGCCGAGGGTGTGCGCAGGGGTCTCTCCGACTGGCTGACCGACATGCACCTGATCTCGGCGGGGCGCTTCGGTGAGCTCGACGGCTACGTCGGCTACATGGAGCAGTATGCCACCTCGCATCGGGATCTGGATGAAGACCGCGAATTTGAGCAGGAGGTTCTGAACGTGGCGCGGGCCCTCGGCAACGCAGTCCGGCTCGCGCGCAGCGGACGGCTGCACCACCCCGGTGCAGGCTTGGAGGATCCGAACCCGAAATGA
- a CDS encoding Crp/Fnr family transcriptional regulator, producing MRSQSTEGGLAQAVIRRFNTLRPLSQEAVAAFEQAILEGLFRAGPGEDLIAEGDPLGGVRVVLSGWLFRHKTLEDGRRQIVNFILPGETCDAHAYLLSTIDHSISTVTAVTYAEIKRARFEKLLAGDRTLSEAFMCETLLNNAIQREWAINLGRRVALERVAHLFCEIYERLRPVGLVDGNSCALPVTQMDLADATGLSVVHLNRTIQELRGSGLIMLRERILTIPDLDTLKNAALYSPGYLELYRRA from the coding sequence ATGCGCTCGCAAAGCACCGAGGGGGGTCTTGCGCAAGCGGTCATTCGCCGTTTCAACACCTTGAGGCCGTTATCCCAGGAAGCCGTTGCCGCGTTCGAGCAGGCCATTCTCGAAGGCTTGTTCCGGGCGGGCCCGGGCGAGGACCTGATCGCCGAGGGCGACCCCCTCGGCGGCGTGCGGGTCGTGCTTTCAGGCTGGTTGTTCCGGCACAAGACGCTCGAAGATGGCAGGCGGCAGATCGTCAATTTCATTCTGCCTGGAGAGACCTGCGACGCGCATGCCTATCTGCTGTCCACCATCGACCATTCGATCTCGACGGTGACGGCCGTCACCTACGCCGAGATCAAGCGGGCGCGTTTCGAAAAACTGCTGGCGGGCGACCGCACATTGTCTGAAGCGTTCATGTGCGAGACCCTCCTGAACAACGCGATCCAACGCGAATGGGCGATCAATCTTGGACGGCGCGTCGCTTTGGAGCGCGTAGCGCATTTGTTCTGCGAGATCTACGAGCGGCTCCGCCCCGTCGGCCTTGTCGATGGAAATTCCTGTGCTCTCCCGGTGACCCAGATGGACCTCGCCGACGCGACCGGCCTCTCCGTGGTTCACCTTAATCGCACGATCCAGGAGTTGCGCGGATCCGGCCTGATCATGCTGCGGGAGCGGATCCTGACCATTCCGGATCTCGACACGCTCAAGAACGCCGCGCTGTATTCGCCCGGCTATCTGGAACTCTATCGGCGCGCTTGA